ATGTATTGTCTCAGATGAGGCAATATGTTCAAGAACTACAATCTTCCATTCGTAGACGATCAAATGAAGTTTCTGAATACATGACCTCAAGAAAGAAAATCACCAAAGTGATCCGCAAGTGCCTTGCAGATCTTAAGAACAACAAGAAAAATGATACCGAAATTAGCTTGCTAGCAGAAGTTGAAGCTACAACTCTTGCGGTTTTTGAATCTATATTGTCCTTTGTTTCTGCTCCAAAGCAAAACAAGTCTTTGATCTCTAAATTGACGCTCACCAAGCGAATTGCACACAGCGAAGAAACTTCCGAAGTAATGAAGGTTGACATTGCCGTAAAAGCCCTTACCAAAGGCATTGAAGTAAACAATGTACAAAAAACATTGGGAGCCCTTGAAATGACCCTTCAAGATCTTGAAGATGGACTAGAAACTGTCTTCAGGTGTTTAATCAAACACAGAGTTTCACTTCTAAACATCAACTAGTAGTAACATATATCGCTACTGATCCACCATTAGCATTTTCGCGTTTTATTATGAAAATGCGCATGGAATTTTGTACACATTTACTGTAAATGAAAAGAAAGTAAATATCAAAAATAATTATTTAACTACATATATCTCCATTTTTATTACTTGCTGCAAAGTACATCTGGATGATTCTAATTAATCGTTGCAATAATTGAGCGTTCATGGTAATGGTTCGCTAGCTACGTGTTCATCCTTATCAAACTACCATCGACTTAATATTCGAATCATAAGAAGATGGCAATGTAGTCAGATAGGGAACATTATTATTTGGTAATAAATATCTCACACATGCATAACCGATCTTATTTAGGCTGTCAGGATAATATTCTAATTGTCTGCAGcgataatgatccaaaaaatgcGTATCGAATGCACTAATTGAAAGTGTACAT
The nucleotide sequence above comes from Papaver somniferum cultivar HN1 chromosome 8, ASM357369v1, whole genome shotgun sequence. Encoded proteins:
- the LOC113304920 gene encoding uncharacterized protein LOC113304920, which codes for MASFHVRSISLPTNSHPLTLAVEEQLCQLKESSSISQNLSGLQKLYECVEDFLSTQDGKCLDTVLEGSIMLLDVCSIIKDVLSQMRQYVQELQSSIRRRSNEVSEYMTSRKKITKVIRKCLADLKNNKKNDTEISLLAEVEATTLAVFESILSFVSAPKQNKSLISKLTLTKRIAHSEETSEVMKVDIAVKALTKGIEVNNVQKTLGALEMTLQDLEDGLETVFRCLIKHRVSLLNIN